Sequence from the Pecten maximus chromosome 8, xPecMax1.1, whole genome shotgun sequence genome:
AAGGCGACACAAAAAAAACACGTTTAATCATCGACTAGTATATATTGCGTAAAAATATCGAAACGTTATCTGGATCATGAAGTTGAACTTTACCTGCAACAGCCTCAGTGTTGATACGCTTGGATTTCCGAGGTGACTCCCCAGACAAATGCTCTTGATCTGCATCGAGTATCCTGCATTTTTCTTTGACCCTCCTCGCTAAGCTACCGGTTTGTCCTTGGTGAAACACACTTACCTGATAACCGTCAATATTTCCAGAATTCCGAATACTTCTTGTGGATGTCCGTTCCCTCTGAACTGCGGAACTCTGATCACTACTAATTACACGTTTCTTTTTTTCCTGGACGACCCCGGAACTCCGAGTGCTACTTGCGGGTGTCCCTTTTACTTTGACTCCGGAACTTTGAGTACTACTTGCGGATGTCCCTTTTCCCTTGACTCCGGAACTCTGGGTACTACTTGGGGATGCCCCTTTTCCCTTGACTCCGGAACTCTGGGTACTAATTGGGGATGTCCCTTTTCCCTTGACTCCGAAACTCTGTGTACTAATTGAGGGTGTACTTATTGCATGGTCTCCCGAACTTGCGTTGGCTACGTTAACAGGTTCGCTATTATTCACTCTTAAGTTCCGAGTGACATCCGACTGGATAACATTGGTCGTTTGACCATCAATTTCTTCCGAGTTTTGACCACTACAAAGGTGAAATTCTTTGGTCGGTTGAACATCGGTATCTTCGGAACTCTGACTTATACCTGGATGAAAATCCTTGTCTCCAGAAGTAATTCCAAGGTCCTCTGTTTGACTACCTGTTGTACCACTTAGGTGACTCTGAGTGTTCGCGTTAGGGGAGTTGTATTGAGTTAGGGATTTAGTGGAACCTGTGGAATGGTGATACTCTGCTTTTACATACTGCATGGGTAATATTTCACTCTGTGTACAGGAACTCTGGGTGTCATCGAAAAGTAGTTGGGACATTTGGCTCTCCGATATATTTCTCGAATCAATATGTTGTGCACAGTTCAATCCTGTATGTCCAAGTAATGACTCTGAAATAACAGAATCTCGGTCGGAGTTTTCAACATCTGAAAGGTCAGTGGCCTCCTTTACCTGTTAGATGATATGGGAGTATATACAAGTtggtaaaacaaaaatagacaTGTGGCTACTACAACGAGGCAAGAAACTTGAATTTGCCTAGCAATGTAAACGTGACGGAATCCGTCATCTGGTTAAACTAAATCTTACTGCTGCCCGTAGTTGAGCGTCGTAATCGCTAGtgtcctgtacatgtatgtatgctCAGacagataaaatgataatatcGTCAATGATGCTTCCTGTACGAACCATCTTACCTTGTAACGCCATATTGGAGATTGGACGGGCAAAACTGGCGATAACGTTTTATCTGCAACAGCAGGAAAGAAAACAACCGACATTACTCGGAATATTTCTTTagtacgaaagccggttgggaccattttcgtagaatggtcccaaccggctttcgtactTTAGGTTGTCAAAATacttgaaataaataaatctaataTAAAGTACCAGGAAAAGTCTTGCActtcaaaatcattaaattaTTCATACGTGTAATAAGATGGTTTGTGGTTTATAGAGtgaggcacagggacttggcacaattTCTCCACCCATGgttcatattatatattgacatagtgCAAAATACTATTATCCGAACACTTGCGTCAAATAGCAGTTCAGGCCCATCCTTAAACCAAAAATTGTAGGCTCGAGCACGACATACTATGAACAATTCCTCATCGTAGATCAAACCGTCCAGAGAAAAAATCAAACCTACGTCATGACCAAGCCTTATTAGTACGACCATTTTTACAAGATTCAAGATTTTTATTACTCTCTGACACGCTTGAgagtgtgtaacaagaggtcaaacaaGTATACAACAATGTTAcaattataatatgataatgtGAGCAGAGCCTATGTTTGGACATAATTGACAGGCCGTTTGTTTCTCTCAATTATCCCCGAGATTCAAGAATTGTGAAAACCTTCATATATAAATAGGAATGTTCCTTAATCCTACATAAGTAGAAAAGTACTATTTATGAATTAGACATGATAATGTTTCATGACCAAAATATGCATGAAAGTGGTATGTTTGTCAGAGCTTGATAGCTCACATTTAGCGCGGCCATACTTTTggaatattgaaaataatgtgatttggttctgtggtgCAGCTGAAAGCAACTCGCTAGCAACAGTGTGCCGAGCTAGGAATGTCAAGTGTTGTAACCTCCGGTGATGGATCGCTTGTATTGTTAGATAAAAGGAGCAATATATCTCTGGACATTAGAAGAATTGGTAGAGTCAAACTATTACAGTGTGTTGAAATACGGTCAGATTACCAAACTTTCATTTTCAGTGTCAATGAACACGTATTATATAATCGATTCTATGGCTATCTTACCTGTGACATCTACCTGCTGGATCCTGCTATTTTCCAGCctaaaataacaatacattcgtgtaatttttcattaaacACCATTTAGTAACAAGCAGTACTTAATCACCTATACAGATAGTGATTGTAGATTTGAGACTGTACCCTGAATCGTAATGATCGTAACGTATTTCATCACTACGTACTTTGAAAAAAGTCGGTTTGAAAATATGGCGGGAAATATTGTTAGATCAACGTTCTGTGACTTTCAACTAATAGTTTAAATTGCCACTACGTTTAGTGCGGGATGGTTAAGCCATATTGAAACATCCCTCTAACAAAACTGGAAAATGTGAGCGAATCAAGTGTGACACCGACACAGAGCACATGCAAAATATTGTTTACGTGTACGgatctgaaaaaaaacaaatctctATTCTTCCATTTAAAATAGTTCGCTAGGGAAGAGGCCAAGCGATCtcttatttatttcttttttttttcttccttctTAATTTGAACAAGCAGAATGAGTATTGCTACAAAGCAATACAAGTCCCCTAATGACCACACAAGTTATGTGTTTATTAGCTACCTTTTTCTATATTGGATGTAATTATCTGTCATttaaaccgtaaggtttaaggTAATAAATgcattgaattgaattgaatggCCTATACGTTCAAACGGTTAGTACTCTGTCAATATGTCAGTATCTATCAGTACTTTGGCATATAAATAGCACAGTATCATAATTCGATAAAACACAGTTCAGCCAATTATCTATTGACATGTCGGACGGAAAATAATATATGTGAACAATTAAGGAAAGTAGGACGATAGTGTGAATATACGACTAATACTTACATCTGTAGGCCGAATAGAAAGCGATCGTCATTGTCTTCACTGTTCCGTGTTGTGTTGGTTACTATGGATTCCTCGTCATCGCATACTTCCGTCACCTTGGAGACGGTATCGTCAGACTCGTCACACACTTTCGTAGCCATAGAAACAGCGTCGTCACACACCTCCGAAACCATGGATACGGCGTCGTCACGTACATCCATCATCTCTGTAGTATAGGACAGACATTTATTTAGTTATAGAAGTGTCGGCGAATGTGACGATGAAATTGATAGATTATTTCATACGACATAAACAGATCAGAATGTACGCTCCCGTCAAAGCTCATCATTGACATTAGCAAATAAAAGTAAAAGCAAATATCTGAAAATCATCACTCCCCAGTCTTTCTCAGGTTTCCATGCACAAGCCACAACACTAATATACGGGCAAAGTAATCATGAGCTAACTTGATTGTCCGAACGGGATGATCTGTGTAAATAAGAAACTCGACGCAGTACAAATTCAAACAACTTttaatcaattcaattcaattcattttgtttattcaGTAAGCCTTACGGCTTATGAGATTCATGACATATAACATGATAATAATAGTACACAATTGATGCAGCAATTAACAGGAgagtgacaaatatatataaacgcaCCACTACAAGAATACCTACACAGTTACTCACACATGATCACATCCTCACGGGTACGCATGCGCACGCATACTCGCCCACGTACAccaatacacatacaatataccaaACAGTACTTGTAGTGAATGCACACGAGAGTAACATGGCTATACATTGTCCTAATATTAAAGATACTAAGATGTACATAGATATTATTTTTCAAGATTTCCATTTATAAATTTACCTAAATTATGATGCATCAGAGCGTTGCTTAAATgcaaaatgtataaatttcCCCAGATTATTCAACTCTTTGACATATTTACGCTAAGTAGTTGAACAAGTTTGAATACACTAGGTTTACGAAAATAGTATGGCTTCAAGTATTTAGCACgtagatttgaataaaaaggacatttcagaataaaatgaaactcgTCCTCAATATCACGGTTATTACATACCGTACACAATCTATCTGATCTAGCGATATTAGTATATCTTCCACTTTCTATATTAAGCTGATGTGAGGACAATCGTATTCTTGAAATACTtttcttatataatttatcaataggttttcttaaataaaattgCAGACCGTCATTATCTATCAAATGTTGATACAAAACACCTTTCGGAGAGTTTCTAATATTTGACAACATTTCATGTGTATGAATTTCATGGaatttgttttcaatcaatttatacattgttttccCTTCGTATTTACTGTTCCATAGTTATCCCAACCCTAACTTATCCAATTCTAATCTGATATTTACAGTCCATTCATCATTATCTAACAACCTTTGCTCATAGCATGCTTTCACCACACAATTATCTGTATCTTTAACTTTGatccaatatttcaatatttttaattttctaacaATATACATTGGCAGTCTACCTAATTCAAAATAAACTAggtcattacatgtatttttggcAACACCTAAGACATATTTACAGAAGCGTGTATGCACTCTCTCAACATCTACAGCTCTGTGAAAACCCCATATTTCACTTGCATACCCTAATACACTACTTACATATGTGTCAAAAACTGAACATAAAGTTCAACATTAAAGTTATGATTTTTCATCTtatttaataatgtaaaatatgattttctTCCCTTTTCTGCCGCATGTTGCTGTGTTTTGTTGAATTTGCCGTTAAAATTAAAAAGCATACCCAAATAATTAAACTCATTTACATCTTCAATTTCAATGttattataaaaccatttttcaTCTTCTCTTACCCGTCCACCATTcctaaaaatcaatattttcgttttatttacattaagtGTAAGTTTCCATTTATTGTTGTACAGGAGCAGTGTATCTACTGCCTGGCCTGTATTAGTCAAGGATGAAGTGGGcttttttttagataaattacTTTGATAAACTTTTAAAGTCCCGGGAATCTGTGTTCAAATATACAGAATTTTTCACAATAACCAAAAGATAAGGGGTATTTTACGGGTATTAAAAGGTAAGGTGTAAACGGACTATAAATCAAAGATTGTTTGTTTTGTGATCAGATACATGCAGTATCCTTGTACATCtccatatatgaaaataatacaaaaagataccaaataaaattttaatattttatttaatattttttcattagCACATAAATtagcaaataaaaaaaaaaagaagagtaTTATGACATGATACAATATTCAACAATAATATAAACACTGATTATCACACATGACAAGAgagatgctcattcacgctgTAATTAATATTGTTCTTTCAAAAGATGGAAGATTTGATATTATGTATAATCACAGacttagatatatatgtatttctaaGACTGTGGTCACGTGGCTGGCATCCCGCGGAGCATCTCTGGGTTTAGTAACTAGATGTAACGACGTGCTGGAAGGCAGTGGTGCGAGTTCTGTTTTAGCCCTGTATTTGACTTTCTGGAATGAACTATTGCTACCCGattaggatgttaaacaatattcAATGTAAGCCTGATCATTTGACCCTGCTAGAGCCATCAGGCGATTCGATACACTCGTAATACGAATCgtgtaacaaataaaaacatgaatcGAGAAGAAACCTCGATAAACGACAGACTCTTGTCTCCTGTCACCGACATAgtgtaaaacagaaataaacacGCCAATCCCAAGAACTGAATATAGCATTTTAAACTGGATGTAATTCACGTATCTTACCTTTACTATATGATATGGCAGGGAATTACACTTCAAGGCCACATCCACACCCTCCCGCCGTCTCCAGTTGACATCCGGATGTGACTAATATTCAAAATGTTTGCCGGTGATAACTCTTcggataattttatttttgcgaAATAGATCTTGTATCGTAAATCAACAACAACATATTTGAACGCACAGAAACGTTCTGACATTAGAACTCATGTCCTGGTATATATTTGTCGTTATCTTGTTTGAGGGATGGCGagtaaaatcaaaataacaatttgACGTCTGACTtatacgagttatctcccttcctacGACCACCTCTGCTTGAGATAGGCCTCTAGAGTAGTAATTTCAGGAAACttaatcatttaattaataGCCGTTTCCGTTAGAAACTAGAATACATTTCTTCCATAAGAAATACTTATGTCATAATTAGTTTGAACATGTTTTCTACTTTTCATTGGTAAATATTGGACGATGTCTTTCTGATGGTCTGATAAGGCTCTAGCTGTATAGCCATCCATTATTTAGACTGTTGGTTGTaccttatacatgtaatacaatttGCTGGAATAAGATCTATAGGATTTACATCGGCTGGTTATCCGAATCAAGAATGCCCGCATTGGTTATACTCTTTTAGAGTCACGTTTTACAGTATACGTTTAAggaatgtctatatatatttcagcgATGGATGTCTCATTTTACTACCGTAGGCCTATGATAATATATTGTGTCTTGGTTGGTACGTATCCATTAAAACACTTAATCTTATCATAAACTGGATATTCCAATCCGTAGAATGTCTTTCCTTAATAAACTATGCATATGCTGTCCAAGCATGGTTCTTTgattcattataatatacattttatattaggCCTCATTATCGCTCATAATTTGATCTGCATAAAGATGAGCTCAGATTTAATCTGCCACCAGATTAAGACTCAACAATATATCTATACCCTAGAAAATTACTAAATAGATGGCTAACGCACGACACGCAGGTAGGTTTTGAAACGATATGCAGTATCTTATGGATGAATCATGATATTGGATGATAGGTACTTCCCTGGTTACGTTTCTCATATCATTTGAATGTATAATGGTATGTGGGTTTGTATGTATGCCTAGTTGTTCTGTAATAAATGTTTTACCAGGACGAGATATAGAGGACCGAGTGTACTGGAGTTGGATACTTGGATATACGACATGTTGATTAAAGGAAACCACCGTACACAACATATTAtatcgatctattttataacTTCTTGTTTCACAAATGGCTATCAATGTCAGACATCGTAGAACATGAATATTCCTTAACATGACTTGTCTTCATTGTCGATGTGATAGCTAGACTACTTGAAAGACGTGGACATTCACACCCAagtttttgaagaaaatatCTTATACCGAGGGTCTAAGAATCACATATGGATCACATATATGATATCTTTGAAAGTAACAATAGCTACATACGGgctaaacaaataaaacaggccTGTAAAACAAGTCAGTTTTTCATATGTTCGTCACCGCTTTAGTACCAACTTCCGGCGTGTGGGTATACAGTGACTGTAATGGCGTCTCGCGTCCTCGAAATCTTCTTCCGgtttattacatattttcatATACCATAAATGTTCATGTTAACAG
This genomic interval carries:
- the LOC117332510 gene encoding flocculation protein FLO11-like translates to MATKVCDESDDTVSKVTEVCDDEESIVTNTTRNSEDNDDRFLFGLQMLENSRIQQVDVTDKTLSPVLPVQSPIWRYKVKEATDLSDVENSDRDSVISESLLGHTGLNCAQHIDSRNISESQMSQLLFDDTQSSCTQSEILPMQYVKAEYHHSTGSTKSLTQYNSPNANTQSHLSGTTGSQTEDLGITSGDKDFHPGISQSSEDTDVQPTKEFHLCSGQNSEEIDGQTTNVIQSDVTRNLRVNNSEPVNVANASSGDHAISTPSISTQSFGVKGKGTSPISTQSSGVKGKGASPSSTQSSGVKGKGTSASSTQSSGVKVKGTPASSTRSSGVVQEKKKRVISSDQSSAVQRERTSTRSIRNSGNIDGYQVSVFHQGQTGSLARRVKEKCRILDADQEHLSGESPRKSKRINTEAVADGEQKKRTFTSQKENASQSSLSTHETSPIATEHEREETIFRKIVKQQDYVDKQLRKSYLRDVDKLKQHLETLQSLLRKLSDQQKSERHRLTADVRARSKTKQDRLRYKSEIEQLGKRQRQLIQLVQRQKTLSSKLKDMEHPNNDLEYPITTGSLPEKSQHLESQMTGSSQITVTPSRGKGNTNA